A section of the Lineus longissimus chromosome 1, tnLinLong1.2, whole genome shotgun sequence genome encodes:
- the LOC135492674 gene encoding organic cation transporter protein-like isoform X1 encodes MTIHDVSDRERLLLKIQTMVSFDSILAILGDFGKIQNIVFFAAAFRIIFSAWMGMLPVFVLGKREYRCSLPGWENDTYVVQNAAHEQMINATVPVGSKCTMYDLDGNETRCSSWVYDQTYFTPSAVMEFNLVCERMIYRSNANMAFMLGLLVGGVIGGELSDRFGRRKALLCGVALQGLAGITSGLVPEVYSFIVMRFLIAVGGTFAYSATFVLVMEMVGPSKRQLVGICLNFFYAIGVSSLTLFAYFIRNWRHLTLVTSSFFALLISYWWLIPESPRWLLAKDRKPEAIKIIRKIARVNKRVLPEMYIEELNVEQPGHHVKEESLIHLAKSRTCMIRLFILILNWVAISTAFYGLALNSGNLSGDLYINYLVMSLIEVPAYLFALLAPYKLGRKIPHTFCMLLGGVACVASVFVVLFGNDGTEWVITALSTIGKFGASAAFASVYVYTAEVIPTPLRNRAVGICGMCARVGNMISPYISDLGELIDGPYSDVLPLIVFGTLCVIAGILSLFLPETFRKHLPETIAEAEAIDMKRAVYSISENSDKQQNETEIPLNITS; translated from the exons ATGACCATACATGATGTTTCTGACAGAGAAAGGCTTTTGCTTAAAATCCAGACGATGGTCTCCTTCGACTCGATCCTCGCAATTTTGGGCGATTTCGGGAAGATACAGAATATCGTATTTTTCGCTGCAGCATTTCGTATTATCTTCTCAGCTTGGATGGGAATGTTGCCCGTTTTTGTGCTGGGAAAGAGAGAATACAG GTGCTCGCTGCCAGGATGGGAGAACGATACATACGTAGTTCAGAATGCTGCTCACGAACAAATGATAAATGCAACCGTTCCAGTAGGTTCGAAATGTACTATGTACGATTTGGACGGCAACGAGACGAGATGTTCATCTTGGGTTTATGACCAGACCTACTTTACACCATCAGCTGTGATGGAG TTCAACTTGGTGTGTGAAAGAATGATTTATCGTTCAAATGCTAACATGGCCTTCATGTTGGGCTTGCTGGTAGGAGGTGTGATAGGTGGCGAACTGTCGGACAG GTTTGGTCGGAGGAAGGCGCTACTTTGCGGTGTCGCTTTGCAGGGGTTAGCGGGCATAACGAGTGGCCTCGTTCCCGAGGTTTATTCCTTCATCGTTATGAGATTTCTGATCGCTGTTGGTGGTACATTCGCTTATTCAGCTACTTTCGTCCTAG TGATGGAAATGGTTGGTCCGTCCAAGCGGCAGTTGGTGGGAATCTGCCTGAACTTCTTTTATGCCATCGGGGTATCATCATTGACCTTATTTGCATACTTCATTAGAAACTGGCGGCATCTGACACTCGTTACGTCAAGTTTCTTTGCCTTGCTCATATCATACTGGTG GCTTATACCAGAATCTCCAAGATGGTTGCTAGCAAAGGACCGAAAGCCAGAAGCAATCAAGATAATTAGAAAGATTGCGCGCGTCAATAAGAGGGTGTTACCTGAGATGTACATTGAAGAACTGAACGTGGAACAACCCGGACATCACGTGAAAGAAGAGAGCTTAATCCATCTGGCGAAAAGCAGGACTTGTATGATACGTCTGTTCATCTTGATACTCAACTG GGTAGCGATATCCACAGCATTTTATGGTTTGGCGTTGAATTCTGGTAATCTCTCTGGTGATCTATACATCAACTACCTGGTCATGTCACTGATCGAAGTACCAGCGTACTTATTTGCTCTACTGGCCCCCTACAAGTTGGGCCGTAAAATCCCTCACACGTTCTGCATGCTCCTTGGAGGAGTTGCCTGTGTAGCTTCTGTGTTCGTTGTCCTCTTTGGAAATGACG GCACCGAGTGGGTAATAACTGCTTTATCTACAATTGGTAAATTCGGTGCATCTGCTGCATTTGCCTCGGTCTATGTCTACACTGCCGAAGTCATCCCAACCCCACTCAGGAACAGAGCCGTCGGGATATGCGGGATGTGTGCTCGGGTTGGCAATATGATATCACCCTATATATCAGACCTG GGCGAACTTATAGATGGCCCTTACTCGGATGTTCTTCCTCTGATCGTCTTTGGAACGCTCTGTGTCATTGCCGGCATCCTCAGCCTATTCCTGCCAGAGACTTTCAGAAAGCATTTACCCGAAACCATAGCAGAGGCGGAAGCCATTGATAT gAAAAGAGCAGTTTATAGCATCTCGGAGAACTCTGACAAGCAGCAGAACGAGACTGAAATTCCTTTGAACATTACTTCCTAG
- the LOC135492674 gene encoding organic cation transporter protein-like isoform X2 has translation MVSFDEVISHLGNFKKSQLITYFVGGACVPLGGWMAMASIFILGSREYRCSLPGWENDTYVVQNAAHEQMINATVPVGSKCTMYDLDGNETRCSSWVYDQTYFTPSAVMEFNLVCERMIYRSNANMAFMLGLLVGGVIGGELSDRFGRRKALLCGVALQGLAGITSGLVPEVYSFIVMRFLIAVGGTFAYSATFVLVMEMVGPSKRQLVGICLNFFYAIGVSSLTLFAYFIRNWRHLTLVTSSFFALLISYWWLIPESPRWLLAKDRKPEAIKIIRKIARVNKRVLPEMYIEELNVEQPGHHVKEESLIHLAKSRTCMIRLFILILNWVAISTAFYGLALNSGNLSGDLYINYLVMSLIEVPAYLFALLAPYKLGRKIPHTFCMLLGGVACVASVFVVLFGNDGTEWVITALSTIGKFGASAAFASVYVYTAEVIPTPLRNRAVGICGMCARVGNMISPYISDLGELIDGPYSDVLPLIVFGTLCVIAGILSLFLPETFRKHLPETIAEAEAIDMKRAVYSISENSDKQQNETEIPLNITS, from the exons ATGGTGTCTTTTGACGAGGTTATATCACATCTGGGGAACTTCAAAAAGTCCCAGTTGATAACATACTTTGTGGGAGGAGCGTGTGTACCTCTCGGGGGATGGATGGCAATGGCCTCCATATTCATCTTGGGGAGCAGGGAATACAG GTGCTCGCTGCCAGGATGGGAGAACGATACATACGTAGTTCAGAATGCTGCTCACGAACAAATGATAAATGCAACCGTTCCAGTAGGTTCGAAATGTACTATGTACGATTTGGACGGCAACGAGACGAGATGTTCATCTTGGGTTTATGACCAGACCTACTTTACACCATCAGCTGTGATGGAG TTCAACTTGGTGTGTGAAAGAATGATTTATCGTTCAAATGCTAACATGGCCTTCATGTTGGGCTTGCTGGTAGGAGGTGTGATAGGTGGCGAACTGTCGGACAG GTTTGGTCGGAGGAAGGCGCTACTTTGCGGTGTCGCTTTGCAGGGGTTAGCGGGCATAACGAGTGGCCTCGTTCCCGAGGTTTATTCCTTCATCGTTATGAGATTTCTGATCGCTGTTGGTGGTACATTCGCTTATTCAGCTACTTTCGTCCTAG TGATGGAAATGGTTGGTCCGTCCAAGCGGCAGTTGGTGGGAATCTGCCTGAACTTCTTTTATGCCATCGGGGTATCATCATTGACCTTATTTGCATACTTCATTAGAAACTGGCGGCATCTGACACTCGTTACGTCAAGTTTCTTTGCCTTGCTCATATCATACTGGTG GCTTATACCAGAATCTCCAAGATGGTTGCTAGCAAAGGACCGAAAGCCAGAAGCAATCAAGATAATTAGAAAGATTGCGCGCGTCAATAAGAGGGTGTTACCTGAGATGTACATTGAAGAACTGAACGTGGAACAACCCGGACATCACGTGAAAGAAGAGAGCTTAATCCATCTGGCGAAAAGCAGGACTTGTATGATACGTCTGTTCATCTTGATACTCAACTG GGTAGCGATATCCACAGCATTTTATGGTTTGGCGTTGAATTCTGGTAATCTCTCTGGTGATCTATACATCAACTACCTGGTCATGTCACTGATCGAAGTACCAGCGTACTTATTTGCTCTACTGGCCCCCTACAAGTTGGGCCGTAAAATCCCTCACACGTTCTGCATGCTCCTTGGAGGAGTTGCCTGTGTAGCTTCTGTGTTCGTTGTCCTCTTTGGAAATGACG GCACCGAGTGGGTAATAACTGCTTTATCTACAATTGGTAAATTCGGTGCATCTGCTGCATTTGCCTCGGTCTATGTCTACACTGCCGAAGTCATCCCAACCCCACTCAGGAACAGAGCCGTCGGGATATGCGGGATGTGTGCTCGGGTTGGCAATATGATATCACCCTATATATCAGACCTG GGCGAACTTATAGATGGCCCTTACTCGGATGTTCTTCCTCTGATCGTCTTTGGAACGCTCTGTGTCATTGCCGGCATCCTCAGCCTATTCCTGCCAGAGACTTTCAGAAAGCATTTACCCGAAACCATAGCAGAGGCGGAAGCCATTGATAT gAAAAGAGCAGTTTATAGCATCTCGGAGAACTCTGACAAGCAGCAGAACGAGACTGAAATTCCTTTGAACATTACTTCCTAG